The Halomonas sp. KG2 genome segment CAAGCGACTGATGCCAAACGCACAACGTCCCCCCGCCTTGCGGGGGGATTTTTTTGATAGCCACAATGTTGGCTGCAGCCGCCTAACGCAAGTGATACTATTTGCAGCCGCTATTTTTTCGCATTGACGAGCCAAGCTGCCCCTCATCCAAGGAGACAACGACGTGTCTACGCCAGCTCGCCGCTCACCATCGGCTCTGCTTTCAGGTTTTGCGTCACGCATTTCACTATCGCTCAACCCTTGGTCAATCGCGCTTTTTTTGATCGCCCTTGTTGTCGCCCTGCCTATTATTGTGGTCCTCAGCCATATTTTTGTGCCGACAGAAGGCGTTTGGCAGCACCTTGCAAGCACTGTATTACCACGTTATCTCTCTAATACTTTCTGGCTGGTGCTATGGGTTGGCATTGGCACTCTGATTACAGGCGCCGGGACGGCGTGGCTGGTGGTAATGTGCCGTTTTCCAGGCAAGCGCATATTTGAATGGGCGCTGCTGTTACCCCTGGCGGTACCAACGTATGTCATTGCCTACGCCTATACAGACTTTTTCCAAGTAGCGGGACCGCTACAAAGCATATTGCGTGAATGGTTTGACTGGCGAGTAGGCGATTACTATTTCCCCAATGTGCGCTCACTAGGCGGCGCGGCAACCCTGATTACCTTTGTGCTTTACCCGTATGTGTATCTGTTAGCTAGGGCTTCTTTTCTTGAGCAGTCGGTATGTGTATTAGATGTAGGCCGTACCTTAGGACGTGGCCCCTGGCGCTTGTTTGCCAGCGTGGCGTTGCCCCTCGCCCGCCCAGCATTAGTAGGTGGCGTTTCACTGGTACTGATGGAGACACTTAACGAATTTGGCGCAGTGCAGTTTTTTGGAGTAGACACGTTTACCACGGGGATCTATCGCACATGGTTTGGCTTAGGAGAACCCGTCGCTGCCGCTCAGCTAGCCGCTTGCCTGCTGACCTTCGTCATTGTATTGGTTCTTCTAGAGCGCTATTCGCGGGGTAAACGGCGCTACTTCCACACCACTAACCGCTATCAGCAACTACCGGAATATCAGCTGCGTGGCTGGTATGCACTCGGGGCTACCCTGGTGTGTTTGCTGCCCATTGTTATCGGCTTTTTACTGCCCAGCGGTATTTTGCTCAATATGGCCATTGAAACGGGCGATAGCTTGTTTGGCACACGGTTTATTGGCTTTGCTATGAATAGCCTGAGCCTCGCGACCGTTGCCGCATTGATTGCAGTAGGGTTAGCCGTACTCCTGAGCTACGGGGTTAGGCTCAATAATTCACCAAGTGCACGGTTTTTCACACGCATCGCCGCAATGGGCTATGCCATTCCTGGCTCGGTGGTTGCCGTGGGCATCCTGATTCCGTTTGCCTGGCTGGATAACTCGCTGAACATGTGGCTTCACGAACACTACGGAAAAATCATTGGCCTGGTATTTAGCGGTTCAGCGTTTATTTTGATTTACGCTTATGTCGTACGCTTTCTGGCCGTCTCGTTTAATGCGGTAGAAGCGAGCCTTGGCAAAGTAACCCCCAGCATGGATGCCGCATCGCGCACCTTGGGCCAAACCGCTGGTGGCACGCTACGCCATATTCATACGCCGCTGATGCGTAGCAGTCTCCTAGCAGCCGGGATTCTGGTATTTGTCGATGTGATGAAAGAGTTGCCTGCCACGATCATCCTGCGCCCCTTCAACTTTGACACGCTGGCAGTACGCGCTCACAGCCTCGCCTCAGATGAACGCTTAGCTGAAGCGTCAACAGCCTCTCTGACCATTGTGGTCGTCGGCATCTTACCGGTGATTTTACTCAGCTTGGCAATGCGCCGGGCGCGCCCGGGTAGCCAGGCTGAGTAGTGGATGCGAGCAAGCGCTGAACAGCGAAAATTAACGCGGAAAGATAAATACCTGGGAGTGGTCCAAATCGATATCAATCGGCTGGCCCTCCTGGGGTAAAAACACGCCTGGCACACGGGCGTGAAGGTGGGCTTCCTGACCATCTTCTCCATGCGCACATAAGTGAATAAGGCTGGAACGCCCTAGCAGCTTAGCCATGACCACATGGCTGTGGCTATGCGACTCGACGGGCAAGTCACGCTCTTTGATGCGCAATGCTTCGGGGCGTATCATCACCTGAACATTACTGCCTTCTGGCAACCAGCTGGCATCTACCAGCCCAACTGGCGTAGCGACAAAGCCCCCCTTCACCACACCACTTAACTCATTCACTTCACCAAAAAACGTCACCACAAAGGGAGCCACTGGCGCACAATAAAGCTCACGGGGGGTGCCGGTCTGCACAATTTCGCCATCCCGCATTAGCGCGATACGGTCTGCCATAAACATGGCTTCTTCAGGGTCGTGGGTTACTAGCAGGGTCGCTGAACCGAGTTTTTTCAACACATGCAGCGTATCGTCTCGGATGCGATCACGTAGCCGCGCATCCAGACTCGAAAAGGGTTCATCCAACAACATTAATTTAGGCGTGGGTGCCAGCGCTCGCGCCAGCGCAACGCGCTGCTGCTGCCCACCTGACAACATGTGTGGATAGCTCTCAGCGTAGTCGGCCATGCCAAGTTGAGCCAGCAGTTCCAGCGCACGCTCCCGGCGCTGGCTAGAGGGCAAATTTTTCAGACCGAAGGTAACATTTTCCAGTACGCTAAGGTGTGGGAACAAGGCTGAGTCTTGGAAAGCGAGACCAACATTGCGCTTTTCTGGTGGCACATGACGCTTGCCGGGTGCCGCAATGGATAGACCATCAAGACTAACCGAGCCTTCCTGCACGACCTCTAAGCCCGCAGCAATCCGAAGCAGTGTGGTTTTGCCGCAACCAGAAGGGCCCAGCAAACACACAACCTCGCCTGGGGCGATATCAAGATCAATGCCTTTCACCACTTTATTAGCCGCAAACGTGTGCTGAATACCACGAAGCGACAGTGCTGATGCAGGCGCCGACACATCGGAAAGTGACACAGTTGCCGTCATTATTTCACCATTGTCTCGTCCACCCGCGACATGATAAACGCATGCCGCTGCGAACACGGTTGAAAGTTATTTGCATTCTATTTTCTATTGAGTAGAGATGCACGTTTCTTACTAAACAGCAGATGCGTTTCATTAGCATTTAACTTGACGCCAACCAAGAGAAGCGTTTCAATACGTCACGTCGCTAATGCAACTTATTATCATAAACATTCAGGGTATTTGTTATGAAAAAAGCACGTCTTACGGCTACCGTAGCTGCCATCATGGCAGGTTCTGCTTTTGCAGGTAGCGCGCTCGCTAACGAGGTCAACATTTACTCCGCCCGCCATTACGACTCTGATGAGATTCTCTACAAAGCGTTCACTGACGAGACCGGCATCGAAGTTAATGTACTGGAAGGCGACTCCGACCAGTTGATGGAGCGCATGCAGCGTGAAGGCATCGCTAGCCCTGCTGACGTAATGCTTACCGTTGACGCAGGCCGCCTATGGCGCGCCGAGCAGGACGGTCTTTTTCAAAGCGTAGACTCTGACGTGCTTAACGAGCGCCTGCCAGAATCAATGCGCCACCCTGAAGGTTTGTGGTTTGGCTTTAGCCAGCGCGCACGGGTTATTTTCTACAACCGTGAGAACTTTGACCCCAGCCAAATCACCTCTTATGAAGACCTGGCCGATCCGCAGTTTGAAGGCCAAGTATGCATTCGCTCTTCCAACAACATTTATAACCAGTCGCTGCTAGCGTCAATGATTGAGCACCACGGCGCAGAAGGTGCAGAAGAGTGGGCCCAAGGTGTTGTGAATAATATGGCACGCGACCCAGAAGGTGGCGATACCGATCAGATTCTTGGCGTTGCCAGCGGTGAGTGTGACTTAGCGGTTGCAAACCACTATTACTATGTTCGCATGCTGCATTCCGATGAAGATGCCGACCGCGAAGCCGCACGCAAAGTGGGGGTAATTTTCCCCAACCAGGATGACCGTGGCACCCACATTAACGTTGGCGGCGCTGGCTTAGTGGCTAACGCGCAAAACCCAGAAAACGGCATTCGTTTCCTGGAGTTCTTAGCCTCTGACGAAGCTCAGGAAGTACTGGCTGACCGTAACTACGAGTTCCCTGTCGTGGAAGGCATCAAGAAAAACCCAGTACTTGAATCTTGGGGTGATTTCGCCAAAGACGATATCAACATCAGCATCTTGGGTGAAAATAACCCAGAAGCGATTCGTATTTTCGATCGCGTAAGCTGGCGTTAAGCTCTACGGCTCTTAGGACTCAGGAGCCGCAAGCCTAACTAAAAAAACACCTGCAGCTCAGCTGCAGGTGTTTTTTATTGGGTTGCCGGTAACGACCCCGTAACGTCGTTTAAGCCTCGCTTAGCCTAGCGGGCTTCATGCTAGTGGGCTTCATCCCAGTTGGCGCCACTTTCGGCTTCAACAATCAGCGGCACGCTAAGCGTGGCAGCGGCCTGCATACGCGCCTGAACTTGCTCAATAAACGCCTCAACTTGCCCTTCGGCCACCTCAAACACCAGTTCATCATGCACCTGCATAACCATGAGGGCGTCAAAATCGCCTTCAGCAAGCCATGCATCGACATCGATCATCGCCTGCTTGATGATATCCGCTGCCGTGCCCTGCATAGGCGCGTTAATGGCGGTGCGTTCAGCACCCTGACGGCGATTGCGGTTTTGCGAGTGGATCTCTGGCAGGTACAGCCGCCGCCCTAGCACGGTTTCCACAAAGCCATCTTCTGCGGCCTGGGTGCGAATACGATCCATATAGCGAGCAACGCCAGGATAACGGTCAAAATAGCGGTCGATGTAGGTTTGCGCCTGATTACGATCAATATGCAGCTGGCGTGATAAGCCCCAAGCGCTCATGCCGTAAATTAGGCCAAAGTTGATCGCTTTAGCGCTGCGCCGCTGGTCGGCAGAGACCTTTTCAAGCGCAGTACCAAATACTTCGGCAGCGGTCGCTGTGTGGATATCGCGCCCTTCCGCAAACGCCTCCAAAAGCCCTTTATCTTCTGAGAGGTGCGCCATAATACGCAGTTCAATTTGCGAGTAGTCTGCCGCCACAATGCGATAGCCTGGGCGGGCAATAAATGCCTGACGAATTTTGCGTCCCTCTTCGGTACGAATAGGGATGTTCTGTAAATTCGGGTCCGACGACGACAGCCGCCCTGTCGCCGTTACCGCTTGGTGATAGCTAGTATGCACCCGCCCAGTGGTTTTATTGAGCAAGCGCGG includes the following:
- a CDS encoding iron ABC transporter permease translates to MSTPARRSPSALLSGFASRISLSLNPWSIALFLIALVVALPIIVVLSHIFVPTEGVWQHLASTVLPRYLSNTFWLVLWVGIGTLITGAGTAWLVVMCRFPGKRIFEWALLLPLAVPTYVIAYAYTDFFQVAGPLQSILREWFDWRVGDYYFPNVRSLGGAATLITFVLYPYVYLLARASFLEQSVCVLDVGRTLGRGPWRLFASVALPLARPALVGGVSLVLMETLNEFGAVQFFGVDTFTTGIYRTWFGLGEPVAAAQLAACLLTFVIVLVLLERYSRGKRRYFHTTNRYQQLPEYQLRGWYALGATLVCLLPIVIGFLLPSGILLNMAIETGDSLFGTRFIGFAMNSLSLATVAALIAVGLAVLLSYGVRLNNSPSARFFTRIAAMGYAIPGSVVAVGILIPFAWLDNSLNMWLHEHYGKIIGLVFSGSAFILIYAYVVRFLAVSFNAVEASLGKVTPSMDAASRTLGQTAGGTLRHIHTPLMRSSLLAAGILVFVDVMKELPATIILRPFNFDTLAVRAHSLASDERLAEASTASLTIVVVGILPVILLSLAMRRARPGSQAE
- a CDS encoding ABC transporter ATP-binding protein — protein: MTATVSLSDVSAPASALSLRGIQHTFAANKVVKGIDLDIAPGEVVCLLGPSGCGKTTLLRIAAGLEVVQEGSVSLDGLSIAAPGKRHVPPEKRNVGLAFQDSALFPHLSVLENVTFGLKNLPSSQRRERALELLAQLGMADYAESYPHMLSGGQQQRVALARALAPTPKLMLLDEPFSSLDARLRDRIRDDTLHVLKKLGSATLLVTHDPEEAMFMADRIALMRDGEIVQTGTPRELYCAPVAPFVVTFFGEVNELSGVVKGGFVATPVGLVDASWLPEGSNVQVMIRPEALRIKERDLPVESHSHSHVVMAKLLGRSSLIHLCAHGEDGQEAHLHARVPGVFLPQEGQPIDIDLDHSQVFIFPR
- a CDS encoding Fe(3+) ABC transporter substrate-binding protein, translating into MKKARLTATVAAIMAGSAFAGSALANEVNIYSARHYDSDEILYKAFTDETGIEVNVLEGDSDQLMERMQREGIASPADVMLTVDAGRLWRAEQDGLFQSVDSDVLNERLPESMRHPEGLWFGFSQRARVIFYNRENFDPSQITSYEDLADPQFEGQVCIRSSNNIYNQSLLASMIEHHGAEGAEEWAQGVVNNMARDPEGGDTDQILGVASGECDLAVANHYYYVRMLHSDEDADREAARKVGVIFPNQDDRGTHINVGGAGLVANAQNPENGIRFLEFLASDEAQEVLADRNYEFPVVEGIKKNPVLESWGDFAKDDINISILGENNPEAIRIFDRVSWR